From Gimesia panareensis, the proteins below share one genomic window:
- a CDS encoding DUF1559 domain-containing protein, whose product MLLRFLRPVGARTGESVHRRGFTLIELLVVIAIIAILIALLLPAVQQAREAARRSQCKNNLKQLGLALQNYHETHGVFPPGGVIGTCAGSPPTNISGIQECSGQSLGGNWLLYILPQMEQSPLWEKAAPILNTNNPLDSMNNVFGHYAPAAYRCPSHPWDRRSNVAFRALEHMSRGNYAANFGSGDLTASYTNTNGGVFTINSAIGIRDIKDGTSNTLLTGEVNYINDNTSDVRGAWVYSGMGGSSFSTGRNPNSTTADILASCSSTTEMPCTAGNDGTQIAALRSQHVGGVQVGLADGSCRFISENISQAIWNALGTRNNREVIDNF is encoded by the coding sequence ATGCTTCTTCGCTTTTTGCGCCCTGTCGGTGCGCGTACTGGTGAGTCAGTACATCGTCGTGGTTTTACTTTGATTGAGTTGCTGGTGGTGATTGCGATCATCGCTATTCTGATTGCATTACTGTTACCCGCTGTCCAGCAGGCCCGTGAAGCCGCTCGCCGCAGCCAGTGTAAAAACAACCTCAAACAGCTGGGGCTGGCACTGCAGAATTACCATGAAACCCATGGTGTGTTTCCTCCGGGAGGTGTGATTGGAACCTGTGCCGGGAGTCCTCCGACTAATATTTCAGGCATTCAGGAGTGCAGTGGACAGAGCCTGGGAGGAAACTGGCTGCTTTACATCTTGCCTCAGATGGAGCAGAGCCCCCTCTGGGAGAAAGCAGCTCCGATCTTGAATACCAATAATCCGCTGGACAGCATGAATAATGTTTTTGGGCATTATGCTCCTGCAGCCTACCGTTGCCCCAGCCATCCCTGGGATCGCCGCAGCAATGTCGCATTTCGTGCTCTGGAACACATGTCACGCGGGAACTATGCCGCAAACTTTGGTTCTGGTGATCTGACAGCTTCGTACACGAATACCAACGGGGGCGTGTTTACAATCAACTCCGCAATTGGTATTCGCGATATCAAAGACGGTACCAGCAACACACTGTTGACTGGCGAAGTGAATTACATCAATGACAACACTTCTGATGTTCGTGGAGCCTGGGTCTACTCAGGAATGGGTGGGTCCTCCTTCAGTACAGGCCGGAACCCGAATTCGACCACTGCTGACATTCTGGCCAGCTGCAGCAGCACCACAGAAATGCCCTGTACCGCTGGTAACGATGGGACACAGATCGCCGCGCTCCGCAGTCAACATGTCGGTGGCGTACAGGTCGGTCTGGCAGATGGTTCCTGCCGGTTCATTTCTGAAAATATCAGCCAGGCTATCTGGAATGCTCTGGGAACCCGTAATAACCGGGAAGTCATCGATAACTTCTAG
- a CDS encoding endonuclease/exonuclease/phosphatase family protein, translating to MLKSFFSRIRSQYTRFLWLGLIAFLCCLNTNTQHVKAADTIRVLCYNIHYGQGTDGKYDVARLAKVIQQTKPDLVALQEVDVGVKRSDRVHEAQRLSELTGLEVRFGPTQHYEGGLFGNAVLTRLPILDVMIQPLPYTESTPKLVTYPRGAIVVTVKGPGDKPLRFISTHFQHNVHEDRVAEAKAINRYFTTKSDIPTILAGDMNARPDEEPIQILLKQWTNAIDKDATPTAPSTKPRSRIDYVFYRPATKFEVIETKVIAEPLASDHRPVFAILKLKQE from the coding sequence ATGCTGAAGTCTTTTTTTTCCCGTATCCGTTCTCAATACACACGATTCCTCTGGCTCGGCCTGATTGCCTTTCTTTGTTGTCTCAATACAAATACACAACATGTGAAGGCAGCCGATACGATCCGGGTCCTGTGTTACAATATTCATTATGGACAGGGGACAGACGGAAAATATGACGTCGCCCGGCTGGCGAAGGTCATCCAGCAGACGAAGCCGGACTTGGTTGCCCTGCAGGAAGTGGACGTGGGAGTCAAGCGTTCTGATCGAGTACACGAAGCGCAACGCCTGTCGGAATTGACCGGTCTGGAAGTCCGCTTCGGCCCCACACAGCATTATGAAGGCGGCCTGTTTGGCAACGCAGTACTGACCAGGCTTCCGATTCTGGACGTAATGATTCAGCCACTCCCCTACACCGAAAGTACCCCTAAACTGGTCACCTATCCGCGCGGCGCGATTGTGGTCACCGTCAAGGGCCCTGGCGATAAACCACTGCGATTCATCAGCACTCACTTTCAGCACAACGTCCACGAGGACCGGGTCGCCGAGGCCAAAGCAATTAATCGTTACTTTACGACCAAATCAGACATACCCACGATCCTCGCCGGCGATATGAATGCCCGCCCGGATGAAGAGCCCATCCAGATTCTGCTCAAGCAGTGGACCAACGCGATCGATAAGGATGCCACTCCGACTGCGCCTTCCACAAAGCCCCGGTCCCGCATCGACTACGTTTTTTATCGTCCCGCAACGAAATTCGAAGTCATCGAAACCAAAGTCATTGCCGAACCGCTGGCCTCGGATCACCGTCCGGTCTTCGCCATTCTGAAACTCAAGCAGGAGTAA